A genomic window from Elaeis guineensis isolate ETL-2024a chromosome 3, EG11, whole genome shotgun sequence includes:
- the LOC105041709 gene encoding homeobox-leucine zipper protein HOX21, which yields MACNGMASSSFFPPNFMLQMQTHHEEKHPPPTSINSILPTTPCTNLQDFRGVAPMLRKRSMSYSGIEACEEMNAEDDLSDDCSQAGEKKRRLNSEQVRTLEKNFELGNKLEPERKMQLARALGLQPRQVAIWFQNRRARWKTKQLEKDYDVLKRQFEAIKSENDALQAQNKKLQAEILALKGRETSELINLNKETEGSCSNRSENSSENNLDISRTSAIESPLNPHQSIPLFPSIRPADIDQLLQTSSRPELQYPKIEQGVPDGSLSNLLCSMEDQSSFWPWSDHHSFH from the exons ATGGCCTGCAACGGGATGGCttcctcttccttctttcctcctaacTTCATGCTTCAGATGCAAACACACCATGAAGAAAAGCACCCACCCCCCACTTCTATCAACTCCATCCTCCCTACCACCCCATGCACCAACCTCCAAGACTTCAGAG GTGTGGCCCCGATGCTGAGGAAGAGATCCATGTCCTACTCGGGGATTGAGGCCTGCGAGGAGATGAACGCTGAAGACGACTTATCGGATGACTGCTCGCAAGCaggggagaagaagagaaggctCAACTCGGAGCAGGTGAGGACTTTGGAGAAAAACTTTGAGCTGGGGAACAAGCTGGAGCCTGAGAGGAAAATGCAGCTGGCCAGAGCCCTTGGTCTGCAGCCAAGGCAGGTGGCCATATGGTTCCAGAACAGGAGGGCCAGGTGGAAGACCAAGCAATTGGAGAAAGACTATGATGTGCTCAAGAGGCAGTTTGAGGCCATCAAGTCAGAGAATGATGCTCTACAAGCCCAGAACAAGAAACTCCAAGCTGAG ATCTTAGCTCTCAAGGGCAGGGAAACATCAGAACTCATCAACCTCAATAAGGAAACTGAAGGTTCTTGCAGCAATAGAAGTGAGAACAGCTCAGAGAACAACTTGGATATCTCGAGAACATCGGCCATCGAGAGTCCCTTAAATCCTCACCAAAGCATACCCCTCTTCCCATCAATTAGGCCAGCGGACATAGACCAGCTGCTCCAAACCTCTTCCAGACCAGAGCTCCAATACCCTAAGATCGAACAAGGCGTCCCAGATGGAAGCCTGAGCAACTTGTTATGCAGCATGGAAGACCAATCGTCATTCTGGCCCTGGTCAGATCACCACAGTTTCCACTGA